Part of the Deltaproteobacteria bacterium genome, TTTACGGAGTGAGGCTACCAATTGCCCGGAGTGCAAACCTAATGTGAAGGCCGTTTTAAAGGGGGATGAATACATCCTTCAAGGCCAGAAGTCGGCCTGGGTGAGTAACGGCACCATGGCCACTCATACCAATCTCCATGTCAGTCTGGATCCCGCCAAAGGGATGGCTGGCACGGGACTGGCCGTCGTTCGCCTGGACCTCCCGGGCATCACAAAAGGCAAACCTCTGGATAAGATAGGACAGCGCTCTTTGAACCAGGGAGAGATATACTTTGATGACGTCAGAATACCCAAGAACTGGATGATCGTACCAAACCCGGCTCTGATCGAAGGGGCCGGTGAGATGGGCCTGGCTCGTGTTAATGGAGGCATGGGCATCGTTTTTGCCGGACTGGCCAGGGCCGCTTTTGATGAAGCCTTAAAATACGCCAGAGAACGGATTCAGGGCGGGGTGCCTATCTTCGAGCATCAGAACATCAAACTCAAGCTCTTTAAGATGTACAAGATGGTCGAGGCGGCGTGCGCCTTATCCCGCCGCATGGGGCTCTATAACGCTGCAAACCCGTTATCTCCTTCGGCCCCGCCGGCCGTGGCTTCCAAGGTGTTATCCACGGAGACCGCCTTTGAAGTGGCGAGTGAAGCCATTCAGATATTGGGGGGAAATGGCCTGAGTAAAGAATACCCTGTTGAAAAAATGTTCCGGGACGCCCGGGCGGCCATGATCGAGGATGGAGTCAACGAGTCCCTGTCCCTAGCCGCCACGCAATTTATGTAAGCGGGCGCCTGTTTCAAGAAAAATTCAGGCATTAAACAGCAAGACCTGGAGGGAGTTACAGGGCTGGGTCATGAAGCGGCCTTGGGGTTCCTTTTAGCAAGATATTATCAGGTCATGACGAGGCTAAATTCGGCCCTTGGCCGCGGATATTCTACAATTGAAGCCTAATACTGGTGCATGAAGGAGTGAAAAAATGGCATATCGAGACATTGACATGAATCTTACTGATGAAGAAAAGGCATTACGCGACACGGTCCGAAAGTTCGGCGCTGAGGTCATACGGCCGGCTGGCATTGAACTGGATGCGCTCCATGATCCAGCCGATATGGTTGCCAGCGGCTCAGTCCTGTGGGACGTATTTAAACAGTATCGTGAATTGGGTCTCCACAAGAGAGGTATGCCAAAGGCCTTTGGCGGCATGGCCGAGGACGTGAGTCCCATGTCACAAATTCTGGCTGGAGAAGAAATGGGTTATGCCGATGCCGGCCTGGCCATCAGTTTTGGCGCGTGTGGCATGCCGTTTGCCATGGCGGCCTTTTCTCCGGACCCGGAGGTGCAGAACTGGGCCCGGGAGTACTGTGAAGATACAGAAGGCAAAATAATCGGATGCTGGGCCATTACCGAACCGGACCACGGGGGTGACTGGTCGCTCGGAGGCGACAATCCAAAATGCGCCCCTTCGGTCAGGGCGGTCAAGAAAGGAGACGAGTACATTGTCAACGGCCAGAAGGCCGCCTGGGTCAGTAACGGCACCATCGCGACCCATGCCGTCTTCCATATGGCCCTGGATCCGTCCAAAGGGATGGAGGGGACCGGACTGGCCCTCATTCCCCTGGATTTGCCAGGCATTTCTCGCGGCAAACCTTTGAACAAGATAGGACAGCGGGCCCTGAATCAGGGGGAGATCTTTTTTGAGGAGGTCAAGATACAAAAAAAATATTTCCTTATCGAGGATCCGGCCATCATGACCGGGATGGGCGAAACCATCCTGGCCGGGGCAAACGGCGGCATGAGCATCGCCTTTGCCGGATTGGCCAAGGCGGCCTATGATGAGGCGTATAATTACGCCAAGGAACGGATTCAGGGCAGTGTGCCCATCTTCGAGCATCAGAACATCAAGCTAAAACTCTTCAAAATGTTCACCATGGTCGAGGCCGCGCGCGCTGCAGCCCGCCGTCAGGCTCTTTACAACGCCGTTAATATGCCTCCGTCAGGCGCCCATGCCGTGGCGGCCAAGTGTCTATCCACTGAGACGGCCTTCCAGGTGGCCAGTGAGGCCATTCAGATTTTTGGCGGAAACGGCCTCTCCAAGGAGTATTGTATCGAGAAGATCTTCCGGGACGCCCGGGCGTCCATGATAGAGGATGGGGTGAATGAAACCCTGTCGCTGGCCGCAGTGGAATACCTGTAATCTGAGTGAGGTATAAAAGGCAGGCAAAAGGATAAATATTTTCGTCTGAAATATTTCAATCGTACTTGAAGGAGGCCGCGCGCCCCGGCTTCATTCGAGTGGATGAGGAGCAATCGTCTTCGGTTCCGGCTAAAAATATGTCTTTAAATAATTAATTAGAGAAGGGGAGTGCCATGGGTTACGAAGATTATAACTGCCTGAAGGTTCGCGCCGAACGCGGTGTGGCCTTTGTGACGATTGACAACCCGCCGATTAATATTTTGACTATTGAGCTGGCGGGTGAACTGAGTCGTCTGGCCGATGAGATTGCAGCGGATGATGACGTTCGGGTCGTGGTTTTTGACAGTGCCGATCCGGATTTTTTTATCGCCCATTTTGACGTGAGTCTGCTGGTGGAACTGCCAGATGAACCACCGCCCAAGTCTCATGAGCTTCACGACTTGAACAAGGTCTATGAAGCATTTCGGACCATGCCCAAAGTGACCATTGCCAAGATTGAAGGGTGTGCGCGCGGCGGCGGGAGCGAGTTCCTGTTGGCCCTTGACATGCGGTTCGGGGCGATCGGCAAGGCGCGGCTGAATCAAATCGAAGTAGGACTGGGCATTCTCCCCGGCGGAGGCGGCACCCAGCGGCTCCCCCGCCTCATTGGTCAGGCCCGGACCATGGAGGTAGTTCTTGGCTGCAATGATATTTCGGCTGAGCTGGCCGAACGTTACGGTTATATCAACCGCGCCCTTCCCCCTGACCTCTTGACATCCTTTGTCGAGGACCTGGCCTACCGGATCGCCTCCTTTCCGGCCAGGACCATTGGCTTGGCTAAAAAAGCGGTGCAGGCTGCCGCTGAATTGCCTCTTCTTAAGGGCCTGCTTGAAGAAACGTACCTGTTCAATCAATCAGTGGCCCTGCCCACTTCCAAGAAGCTGATGGCTGAGTTCCTTGAACAGGGCGGTCAGACTCGGGAAGGGGAACTGGACATGGAAAATCTGTTGACCAGGCTGGCCAGAGGCAGCTGATTTATGTTTTATTAGACGGGAAACCTTTTAAGGGGCGGTTGAAGGTTTTTATAATAATACCATCTTAAAAAAGGGGGGGCAGTCACTATGATTAAGGTTGTGGTCAATGGCTCACAGGGGCGGATGGGCCGTGAGGTGGTCCAAGCCGTGGAAAGCGATCCCGATCTTAAGCTGGTCGGTCAGACCGACCTCGGGGACGACCTGGAAGAAGTCATTCAGGAAACAGAGGCCGAAGTGGTCGTTGATTTTACTGTGCCTGCGGTCCGCGTGGATAATTTTAAAAAGATCATCAATAACGGGGCGCGTGCGGTGGTTGGAACGACAGGGTTTACCGAGGCGGAAATCGAAGAACTTTCAAAACTATGCCAGGGGAAAAAGATTGGGGCCGTCATCGCCCCGAACTTCGCCATCGGTGCGGTTTTACTTATGAAATTTGCGGCTGAGGCAGCCAAATACCTCGGTGACGCAGAGATCATTGAATTACATCATGATAAAAAGCAAGATTATCCCTCTGGCACCGCGGTCAAGACCGCCCAGTTGATGCTTAAGGAGCGGGAGAAATTTAATCAGGGGGTCAGCGACAAGGTGGTTAACCTGGAGGGGGCAAGAGGGGCCGAAACCGGGGGCCTTCGGATCCATTCTGTTCGTCTGCCCGGGCTGGTGGCTCACCAGGAAGTTATTTTTGGAGCCCTGGGCCAGACCTTGAGCATCAGACATGATTCCATGAGCCGGGAGTCGTTCATGCCAGGGGTGATCATGGCTGTAAAGAAGGTCATGGAAAGCAGTGAATTGATATACGGGCTGGAACATATCCTTTGAATCTCTTGGAAGCGAGGAGGCTGGGCGTTGGTCTAGCCGGTCTCTTTTTATTGCCTTCTTTCATTTGTAATAAATTTGCCACTTGACACCTAATGCAGCTTCGCATAATATCACCACATTTGATTAAAGAAATGCCAAGGCTGGATGGAATTGGAAAGGGAGGAACCAGCTGAGGTTTAGTCGGATAAATCTTTTTATACGGATGAATTATTGTGTATGCTCGATGATGTTATAGGATACAGATTTATAAGCGTGCGCCTCACTTTTTAATTAAAGATACAAACAGATATCATCCGTAAAAAAAATATTCAATTTACCGAAAAAACGGCATTTTATTGAGCGACTGAGGACCGTTTTTATAGTATGATTTACCTTTCAGCAGGTTGGTGAGTCTAGGTGATTGAAGCCGAAAATTTGACTAAGTATTACGGTACTTTCCTGGCTATCGAGGATGTCAGCTTCGAGGTGGGCCAGGGAGAGATTGTGGGTTTTTTAGGGCCCAATGGCGCAGGGAAGACGACGACTATGCGTATCCTCGCCGGGTTCATCCCGCCCAGCTCTGGCACGGCGCGGGTGGCTGGATATAACATCCATACTCAGTCCCTCAAAGCCCGCCAACGCATTGGTTACCTTCCCGAGACCGTTCCTTTATACAAGGACATGACGGTTAAGTCCTTCCTCCGCTTTTACGGGACAATCAGGGGCATGGACAAGCGCCGCCGGGAGGCCCGGGTGAAAGAGGTTATGGATATCTGCCGCATTGACGGTTATGCCCGAACCCCTATCAGTAAGCTTTCAAAAGGCTTTCGGCAGCTGGTCTGCGTGGCTCAGGCTATTTTGCATGAGCCCGAGGTTTTGATCCTGGATGAGCCTACCATCGGCATTGACCCCAGGCAGGTCGTCCAGATCAGGCAGCTTATCAAAGATTTGGGCCAGGAACACACCGTCATTCTCAGCACCCATATCCTGGCTGAAGTGAGCATGATTTGTGAAAGAATCATGATCATGGATCATGGCAAGATTGTGGCCGTTGACAGTGCCGAAAGACTCTCCGAGCGGCTTAAAGGAACTCAGAAAATCGAAATAGAAGTTAAGGGCCCGGCTGAAGCAATTGCGGCGCGTCTGCGCTCTGTACAAGGCGTTTTCAAGGTCACCGTGGGAGGTTCTGGCGATCAGAGGCTGTTTGAGGTGGAGTGTTCCCCGGGTCAAGACATTCGGGAAGAACTGGCTTCAGCCGTGGTTGAATCCGGCTTTAGCCTTCTGGAATTGAAATCTTATGAGATGAGCGTTGAGGATATTTTCCTCAAGCTGACCGACAGGCAAGAGAGTTAATTTGGTACGCAACACATTGGCCATCGCGGGCAAGGAACTCAGAACCTATTTTGGGTCTCCACCGGCTTACATCATTACCGCGGTCTTCCTGGTCATCGCCGGGTACGGTTTTGGCTGGACTTCGGCGACATACCTGGAAACGACCATTCAGGGATTTTTAGGATGGGGCAGCTTCTTCCTCCTCTTCCTCGGACCGGCGCTGACCATGCGCCTCTTTGCCGAAGAAGAAAAGCTGGGAACGCTTGAACTTCTCTTGACTGCTCCGGTCAGGGACCTCGAGGTTGTGCTGGGCAAGTATCTGGCCAGCCTGGGCATGCTGACGGTGATGCTGGTGTTTACCCTTTACTACCCGCTGGTGCTGGCCTGGTTTGGCGATCCGGACTGGGGACCGATCATCAGCGGATACGTTGGCATCTTCCTGCTTGGGGCCATCTTTTTAGCCATCGGGCTTTTTGCCTCTTCCCTGACGTCAAATCAAATTGTGGCTTACGTCGTGGGCAGCGCGGCGGTGCTGGTGCTTTGGTTTATCGGCCATGCGGCCGCGGTCGCGGGAGATAAGGTCGGTGCGGTCCTCGGCTACATTTCTGTCTCCAGCTACTTTCCTGCGTTTGGCCGGGGCGTGATTGACACCAACGCCATAGTCTACTACGTGAGCATCATCGCGGTTTTTATCTTCCTGACCATAAGATCACTTGAAACGAGGAGATGGAGATAAGTGGACCGGGTTCGTTCTTTCCTGATTGCTGTTAGAAATCTGGCCGTCATTCTGGGCGCGATCAGCGTTTTCGCTGCCGCTTTAGTGCGCTTCTTTCTCCCAGAGCTTTCGGACTCCGCTTTAGGGCTTCTTATCATGGGCGGGGTTCTTCTTTTAATTTGCGTCCTGGGATCCTTGAACGAAATCAAAATCTTTATACTCAGCAAACAGGGCCGGTACAGCGTGAACACGGTGGTTATGATTGGGGTCTTTGTTGCTATCCTCGTCCTGGCCAACTTTTTTGGCTTGACCAATCATCGTCGCTTTGATGTTACAGCTTCCAGCAAGTTTACATTAGCCCCGCAAACCCAAAGAGTTATCAGGGACTTGAAACAGCCGGTCAAGGCCATTGGCTTCTTCCCGGAAGTAACCCACTACCGGGCCGAAAAGGAGGCGGCTAAGAATCTGCTCGAGGAATACAGGTATTTCAACCGTAAGTTCAGTTTCAAATTCATTGATCCTGACGCCGAACCTGGAGCAGCGAAACAGTACCGCGTGAAACACAACGGGTCCATTGTCTTTACGAGCGGGGAACGCCAGAAGATTGTGCGTCTGGCCAGTGAACGGACCTTTACCGGCGCGCTGTTGGAGGTTACGGGCATTAAGGCGAAGAAGGTATATTTTTTAAGCGGTCACGGCGAGCGGGATGTCAACAATCTGCGAGAGGACGGTTACGGCCGTGCCCGGATCGGCTTAATCAGGGACCTTTACCAGGTCGAGACCCTTAACCTGACTTTGACGCCGGAAGTTCCCGCGGACTGTGCCGTGCTGGTTATCGCCGGACCGAAAAATGCCCTGCCATCGGCTGAAACCGGGGCTATCCTCAAGTTTTTAAAAGAAAACGGAAAGGTTCTCTTA contains:
- a CDS encoding GldG family protein, with translation MDRVRSFLIAVRNLAVILGAISVFAAALVRFFLPELSDSALGLLIMGGVLLLICVLGSLNEIKIFILSKQGRYSVNTVVMIGVFVAILVLANFFGLTNHRRFDVTASSKFTLAPQTQRVIRDLKQPVKAIGFFPEVTHYRAEKEAAKNLLEEYRYFNRKFSFKFIDPDAEPGAAKQYRVKHNGSIVFTSGERQKIVRLASERTFTGALLEVTGIKAKKVYFLSGHGERDVNNLREDGYGRARIGLIRDLYQVETLNLTLTPEVPADCAVLVIAGPKNALPSAETGAILKFLKENGKVLLLVDPNPPVEVNEILAAWGIKIGQGHIVDKAAYVRPDKTTPAVFRDRYPPIIVTAGLDTTYFPEAVPVTLTSELKRVLNSMKKEGKAEEEKAKWPLAPAQYGNLIVLPAILTTESSWLETNVKDQRYDKDVDTKGPLALGTLLIASSPLSEEAPEKVREEEKLTRIVIIGDSDFASNQHIQNGGNGDLFLNSVNWLAEEEHLISIRPKPYTFRRLVISEDASRFIRFSSIGLLPLALIILGGIIWFRKR
- a CDS encoding ABC transporter ATP-binding protein, giving the protein MIEAENLTKYYGTFLAIEDVSFEVGQGEIVGFLGPNGAGKTTTMRILAGFIPPSSGTARVAGYNIHTQSLKARQRIGYLPETVPLYKDMTVKSFLRFYGTIRGMDKRRREARVKEVMDICRIDGYARTPISKLSKGFRQLVCVAQAILHEPEVLILDEPTIGIDPRQVVQIRQLIKDLGQEHTVILSTHILAEVSMICERIMIMDHGKIVAVDSAERLSERLKGTQKIEIEVKGPAEAIAARLRSVQGVFKVTVGGSGDQRLFEVECSPGQDIREELASAVVESGFSLLELKSYEMSVEDIFLKLTDRQES
- a CDS encoding acyl-CoA/acyl-ACP dehydrogenase, yielding MAMRDLDFNLTDEQKAMRDMVRKFGAEVMRPAGIELDKMSDPADVIAKDSVLWDIYKKYRELGFHKRGISKACGGMLGDMDAMSFILVAEEMGYWDSGLAISFGVDSMPFALAAMSPDPELQGWARAYVEDTECKMVGCWAITEPDHGTDWLLRSEATNCPECKPNVKAVLKGDEYILQGQKSAWVSNGTMATHTNLHVSLDPAKGMAGTGLAVVRLDLPGITKGKPLDKIGQRSLNQGEIYFDDVRIPKNWMIVPNPALIEGAGEMGLARVNGGMGIVFAGLARAAFDEALKYARERIQGGVPIFEHQNIKLKLFKMYKMVEAACALSRRMGLYNAANPLSPSAPPAVASKVLSTETAFEVASEAIQILGGNGLSKEYPVEKMFRDARAAMIEDGVNESLSLAATQFM
- a CDS encoding 4-hydroxy-tetrahydrodipicolinate reductase, giving the protein MIKVVVNGSQGRMGREVVQAVESDPDLKLVGQTDLGDDLEEVIQETEAEVVVDFTVPAVRVDNFKKIINNGARAVVGTTGFTEAEIEELSKLCQGKKIGAVIAPNFAIGAVLLMKFAAEAAKYLGDAEIIELHHDKKQDYPSGTAVKTAQLMLKEREKFNQGVSDKVVNLEGARGAETGGLRIHSVRLPGLVAHQEVIFGALGQTLSIRHDSMSRESFMPGVIMAVKKVMESSELIYGLEHIL
- a CDS encoding enoyl-CoA hydratase/isomerase family protein, with protein sequence MGYEDYNCLKVRAERGVAFVTIDNPPINILTIELAGELSRLADEIAADDDVRVVVFDSADPDFFIAHFDVSLLVELPDEPPPKSHELHDLNKVYEAFRTMPKVTIAKIEGCARGGGSEFLLALDMRFGAIGKARLNQIEVGLGILPGGGGTQRLPRLIGQARTMEVVLGCNDISAELAERYGYINRALPPDLLTSFVEDLAYRIASFPARTIGLAKKAVQAAAELPLLKGLLEETYLFNQSVALPTSKKLMAEFLEQGGQTREGELDMENLLTRLARGS
- a CDS encoding ABC transporter permease subunit, with product MVRNTLAIAGKELRTYFGSPPAYIITAVFLVIAGYGFGWTSATYLETTIQGFLGWGSFFLLFLGPALTMRLFAEEEKLGTLELLLTAPVRDLEVVLGKYLASLGMLTVMLVFTLYYPLVLAWFGDPDWGPIISGYVGIFLLGAIFLAIGLFASSLTSNQIVAYVVGSAAVLVLWFIGHAAAVAGDKVGAVLGYISVSSYFPAFGRGVIDTNAIVYYVSIIAVFIFLTIRSLETRRWR
- a CDS encoding acyl-CoA/acyl-ACP dehydrogenase, which produces MAYRDIDMNLTDEEKALRDTVRKFGAEVIRPAGIELDALHDPADMVASGSVLWDVFKQYRELGLHKRGMPKAFGGMAEDVSPMSQILAGEEMGYADAGLAISFGACGMPFAMAAFSPDPEVQNWAREYCEDTEGKIIGCWAITEPDHGGDWSLGGDNPKCAPSVRAVKKGDEYIVNGQKAAWVSNGTIATHAVFHMALDPSKGMEGTGLALIPLDLPGISRGKPLNKIGQRALNQGEIFFEEVKIQKKYFLIEDPAIMTGMGETILAGANGGMSIAFAGLAKAAYDEAYNYAKERIQGSVPIFEHQNIKLKLFKMFTMVEAARAAARRQALYNAVNMPPSGAHAVAAKCLSTETAFQVASEAIQIFGGNGLSKEYCIEKIFRDARASMIEDGVNETLSLAAVEYL